Genomic DNA from Echeneis naucrates chromosome 23, fEcheNa1.1, whole genome shotgun sequence:
ATTCCATAGAAATTGTTTTTGCTCAAACCTCAACGGTCAgttagaaaacaaacaccatTTCAGAAGATAAATTATtatacaaaaaattaaaaaagaaaacatccaacACCATagtaataatttctttttggGTGCAAGtcctgacacacagacaggagtttgtgtttcttgcaACTTTTACACCATAaaggataaaaaacaaaacatctcaaaataaaaatctgatttcttcctatatatatttttcaatgCATTGACACGGCGCTGTTGGTAACACAGATGATTTTTCTTCCCTTGTGTGAACAGGTCCTTGTGTGGCACTGCTGGAGACTGCTCTGGAGtcagtgaagaagaaatgcaAGGCCAGTAAGTGCACTTTGGACACAGACATGTTGGGATGGATAGGGAATGAAGGgtataaagaagaagaagaagaaaaaaaaaaagttgctctATGAGAAAAGCAAAGAAGATGGAGAGCAATACAGAAAGAGAACGAGGGTCCTTATTTGTGGCGGTGAAAGAAAACTTAAGAGATTTATAtatatgggggaaaaaaaaaaaaaaaaagagtcaaaggTCAAGCGTGTGGGGGCAGATGAGGTGTTGTAGCCAGTAGATTCCTCCATTGAACTCCCAAATACAATCACAGGCCTCTGTCCTTGTTCACTCACCAAACATGGCAACCAGGAACATGGTCATTCTGTTTgcttaaacaacaaacaaataagctTCTCAAAAAACATTGTACAATGGTGATATTATTAACATTGCCTTAAAAACTTTTTTGAGGCAAATTCCCTTTTCAGAGGATAAGTTTTTGGATTCCACcgtattgttaaaaaaaaaaaaaaaaaaaaaaaaaaaaatcacacacacacacacacaaaaaaaaaaaccccacaaccGCAGTGATCCACGGCAGCTTTCCATCAAAACGATCCATGACTAGAAATGGAAAGTGGAAGTGAACTGCCAGCTCAACTGCAAGCAGAGAATCCAGGGTCCTGATATCACAGTGGGTGTACTAGGCTGTCACTGGGTAAACTGGGGTGACATCGCAGAGATGAAACAGTCTGATTGGTGCTGTCAGTGGAAGAGtggtgaggtcaaaggtcacaaacGGTGGTGGCCTGCACAGCTGCCCAATATTCTGTCCAAGAAACAGTTTCCTATCAGTGATGCAACTTGGCCTGTGGAGAGATGAGGACCGAGACAAATTAACTGGCTTTCATTTAGTATTATTTTGCAGAATATTAATCAATTTCTAAgactaaaaaacaaacaaacaaaacaggcagcTAACCTTTTTATGCAAATAacactgctttgtgtttgtatacTATACAGCAAGTTcagttattttgaaaatgtataatttacGCACTTCTATTTGCTTAAgttgaaatgagaaaatgaaaaggaacacCCTTCAATCTGCGTGACCCTATCCACTCTCAATGTTTATAAGTGCCACAGCTTAAACTGAAGTATGGGACCTCAATTTCTAAAAGACATTATAATTCTCATCTGTTGTATCCCCTGTGTTGGTAAATTAGATTAATGTTATCTTTGGTAGtgcaacatgacaaaaacaaacaaacaaagaaacctGTCTTGAACAGTGCTCAAAGAACAGCAACTTTTAGCTTGGTATCTATCTGAAGCAGTAAAGGCACAATGCAATTAATGCATCCATGGCACATCCACAACACTCTTTTTACAGCCTCACTAGTGAGATGGCTCCAGATGTATAAATGGTTAGTTAGAGTGTCCACCACATTGGTCACGACTTATATTATAAatcaatattatatatatatagattatATTGATTATAGATATATTTGATCATGGACAAGCACATTAAATTAAGAAATGCATCAAAAGCCTGGGTACGTTATTAAGAGAAGCATGACATGACAGCTCAGATTTGAGCAGACCAAGTCACGTCATGGCTAGAGAGATAACAGGATGTGATGCCTACCTGTCTCGGGGACTCTGGCCCTGAAGCCAGTATCCCACCAATGTCATTTCCTTTCCCAAAGAGGCTCTCCCGTCCACCAGGCCTACTAAGCTTGCTGGCCTTCCCTCTGTAAGAGCTGggactcctcctcttcctcacttctGCTCCTCCCCCATAAGCCAGGGGTCCAGAGGGGGGAGCTAGAGGCTGATGAGGCGTGGAGGCAGGCTCCCTGCTTGGTGAGTAGAGTATACTGGTGGAGGAGCCAAGATTGCGACTGGAGTGGAGGAAAATtgacatgaatgaatgacatgAAGCCCCATTTCAACCTTCCCTGTACCCTAGGATTGATTATGACGAGAACAAAATTATTGCAGTGAATTTTACAGAGCTGTATATTTTAGAGGAAAGCCAAACACCTGTCATCACAGCCtttgcactgctggcactaTCCTCTCTGTTTACACACTGCTGTACTTTTAATGAATCACCCTCTCATGTGTTTCTCTGTATACTGTACTATGTTGTGTGCCGGGCTGAGCCTGTATTGTGTCGTTTGTAACCCTGGCTACCATAAAAATTTTGCTCATTAAGACTGTCTACACCATCTCAAATTTAATAAGCCTCTTTTCACCACGTTTAAATTAGTGTTAGGATGTCTTTGGTGTCttttcatacaaaataaaataaccacaCAATAAAAAACTCTGGCATACAAAGATCAAGttaattttctgctgctgttacaaCCTACCTGCTCTGTAACCCATCAGATCTAGGTAGGCAATCTCCATCTTCGCTGCGCCAAACCTCGCTTCCCCCACGCCCAAGACCCTTTTTCCTGACTGAGGAGGCAGCTGTGCCCCCTGAACTTTGTACAGTTGAGTGAATGCTGTTGCCATTCCTCTTGTGATTATCCATAGATGAAAACAAGGAAGAAGCAGACGAAAGGGAGGGCATGTATGAAGAGCTTTTTCTCTTCTTAGATCCGACCACAGAGTCCTCCGTGTCTTTGGATGGGCAGCTGGCTTTATGGGTGCTATTACGGGCTTTACTCTGTGTCGAAGTAGTGGTGAGGGGTTGTGTGGCATCTCGCTGTATGCCGATTACCCCAGGTGAGGATGTGGACTGAGGGAAGGTAGCGGTGCAGGCGAGGGAGTTGGAGGGAGCTGTGACAGAGGTGACAGAGGGAGTCTGCTGTGAAGTGATGGAGGACGtactggagggagagagggatatGAGGCTCTCAGCTGCCAGTGGCACCTTCCTGGAACCCAAAGGGACAAGGTGTTTTAGGACTAATAAAGTTTTACCACTGCCAATATAAATCCAGAGTACTAAACCTTTATTACGAATCAATGCACTGTATTGTACTGAACAatggttttctgtgtttgcacaGTCTTTAACCTTTTAGCTACTGCTCCTCCACCTATGATTTTATCAATATGATAAAAATCCTTACTTTCCTAAGGTAATACTATAATAACTATTCCTCAGTTTGTGATGTTCTCTGCATCTTTTGAACATCAAATGACTCCCTGTTTGATCACATTTACAggtgatataaataaaaaagataatcTATCCAGTAAACCGTATAATGTATTTCCCCTTCAATCAAAGGTTTTGTCTTGAAACACCTTTTCTCATGTTTGCGTTAGCTCACATTCAGTAAATAAAatctttgtgaaaatgtttgccACCCATTTGATTTGCAGATACTTTCCTGCAAAATcataaaacattcacacaattaCTCCTATGCATATGGACTACAGATGCATTGCTAGCTCATTGTGTTTATTCACACATTTACTTATCAGGGAGACTGCTAACTCTAAGCATATTCAAAGAAAGTCAAATAGCCAACAGTGAACATTTAACGATGCTCACCTCCACATCTGGGCATTGAGGTGTTTCTCCACCATACTCTGGAGTGCCAGTCTCATCCTGTCCCATCGTCTGTCAAACACATAGTGGCCCCGTCCCATTAGCCTGcttctaaacacacaaaactggagagagaaaagaggcgTAAGAATGGCAGGAAGTGTAAGAATGATAGAGGCAGAAGGGAAATAAGGTGAGCcatggagaaaaagaggagaagaacagATGGAATGTAGAATGTAGATGGACAAGCGGCAGAACAggaggcagacagaaaaaaaagaaaaagagagggagggattaAGAGGTGGGCAGAGAcaaagcaggaagtgaagtgaaagaaatgtcaaatgacagaaacagagatagatgaaaaaaataactgatgACAAAGAGGTAAAAGAAAGATATAAAGATGGCCAATACTTGCAAGGAGCAATCTTCATTAGAACTTCAGACATGTGAAAACAACTAAACCGGACGTTTCTTCAAACTGGGGTGATAACTCCAAAGCAATGCTTCCTTTTAGTTTCAACTATTtatccagctgtggaacagtgGGCAACTAATTTCACCTATAATTCTCCTTCCGATAACCTTTTCGACTTTATTaagttttgaaacaaaaaaaaaaaaaaaaaaaaaaaacaacaaacaaacttccTATTGTGACATTTTAAGACAGAAGCTACAACATGCATTGTGGTCACCCGTTGGTAGGGTTTATGGAACTACACAAAGCTCACTAGTGAAAATCTATATGTTTGCATTAGTTGCTGTACAATACAAAGAGCATTTATTGATCACTGTGAAAGAATTAGGTATTTGGGATACTGCACGATTCTGACAACTTGTCAGTTATGACAAATTTTGAGGAAATCACTTTTCATGATACCTACCATAAAATCACAACTTCTTTACACTTTTTTGTacagatgaaacaaagaaaatgtaataagCTATTCCATGAGTGCTGGAAGAGATGATATGCAGCTTTTCAAAAACTTTGGTCATAGCCAGGCTAGCCCTTTTCCTGTCCCTCTTCATGCGAAGTTAGTTGCCTAGCTGAAATCTCAATTCCAAATGACATTAGCCTGAGAGACTAATGAGACCTTTTGTCTCTCaggcaagaaagcaaatataTCCattccccaaaatgtcaaactgcttATTCAAAAGCCACCATCTAAACTACACCGATTTCAATATAAAACTAATTCTGGATAAGAGTTACAGCTCAGGCTCAATACCAACAAATATAATTcctttaaaatgctttaaaaagcttttaaaagccAACCTTGTGGGATGAAAGTCGTGTGAATTAGCTTTAAATATCCAGAGGACATGGACAATGAACATGCACGCCACCAGTTTTAGGACATACCCCTAAAGGCCGTGGATGGTGATTTGAGTAGTGAATGGTAGGTCTGTCACTGTCTTCTAGAGTCTCTGCGTCTCCCTCGTCACTAGAAAGTCGGCCGCCATCTCCTGCTGCCATTACCCAGCTGTGAGAGGACAGCTCCAGGTTAGGGGCGAGGCCAGGGACTGGGACTGACGGCAAAGGACTCGAGGTGGAAGTGGGAGATCCACTTGGAACCCTGGAAGGAGTATATAAGAGGAGTGGTGAAAAAAACCAAAGGTGAGGGGAAAAGGTTgaggaagtggagagaaatgagaaTAACATGGAGAAAATTGGAACTTTAGCAATATCAGATAGCAAGAGAGAGACCCGAAGAAAGAAGGGACATTTGTATCAAtagaggggagggaaaaaattatgaaagaggatgaagagTGGGAGATTAAGCATATATTGTAAGGAAAGACTGAAATACAAAGAAGAGGACATAGAAAGGAGTATTAAGGGCAGcgtggaggagaaagaaagtcTGATGAACAGAATGACAGAAATCTCTTAAATGTTTTCCACATCAACAAAACTCTGAATAACTTCCTTCCTCAAACAGAGGATCATCTCCTAaatggaaagaggaaatgagtgACAAAGGCAGAGTAGACATCCTTTTACAATTGTTTCTCCTTCCTTGCACTCTTGTTTACAGCATCCcctggtgggaaaaaaaatgaacagaatgaTTCCCCAAGTATTGGTCTTGGTTGAACATTACAGAGCAACTCCCTCATTACGATGCAAAATCAATCTTAAACTGTTCATTATAATTCTTCAATGTGTccaaaataactaaataaaagcataaataaataaaaatctcataaatatttattttgtacataaACAAACCTAAGCCTAAATAAGTCAAAGTCCATAAAGAAGTAGGATAAGAAGAAATCCAAATTCAgcagaaaaactttaaaaatctTCATTTTACACATGGGATTCTCAGATGCcaggtttgatttccttttaATAAGCAATGGTCAATTTTGTCACCAAACATTAATACGGACAGATGTTTTTAGGATAAAACATGTCAATGCTGTAAatgagattattttatttgaacgACAGCATTAAGTGCCCCAGAGAAATACATCCAGAATTGGTTATTTTGTGGTTTAGGCTATTAGAGTTTATGGCCTCTTTCCCTCCATATACACATGCATGgttaatagtgtgtgtgtgtgtgtgtgtgtgtgtgtgttcacgtgtgTGTTGTCCACTGTCAGACCTGGGTATGTGCGCATTTGCCAGCCGAAGCTTCAGCGTGGACAGAGGTCGTCCATTAGGGCATTGAGGCTTGCCGGGAATCTCTTGTGATGCAATGCTGTGGCCGCAGCCTTCCTTCCCCCCCTGGGCTCCGTCCctgtctttctccttttcccttGCTCCATCCTTCTCCTTTGCTCGCCCCTTGTGTTCGGCTAGGAGGATGTCGAAATTTTTCCTTCGGCCAGGGACAGCTCGACGGTGTGTTAAAGAGTGAGTCTAATATAAACAGAAGAGCAAAATTAAGAAAGGTTAATTGAAATTTCAAAGCTGTCATTCTGGGACTTAAAGGTGATACATGGCAATTTAGAGTGAGAGCTTGTTAATGGGAGTATTGCTCTGTGACCCATACATGTTTTGGATCAAACTTGCTTCAACAAGGCAGATGGTGCACTCACAAGGACTTGAATAATGA
This window encodes:
- the atxn7l1 gene encoding ataxin-7-like protein 1, with the translated sequence MHSKNQKQHSSPVPSRSPLLPMKPKAPAVAPAAAPSPGDTLAFRVPKDYPHSRFSKAPLAVYPPKGARNKTCLSLPVVSLEKMPCLSRTDSASHVRLSTSSLSSSTSFPSSLKPPSLTPPASQRASEKLTNGRGTSVPSTPRSITPPSSLDGRPSLARSPLDRRPSSTPSPSPLDRKPSPSPSPSHRSGAMPSSSSSSSSSSLSLQTVEKKHQNGIKASSRSHKRLSGRVFDPNKHCGVQDPETKRPCTRSLTCKTHSLTHRRAVPGRRKNFDILLAEHKGRAKEKDGAREKEKDRDGAQGGKEGCGHSIASQEIPGKPQCPNGRPLSTLKLRLANAHIPRVPSGSPTSTSSPLPSVPVPGLAPNLELSSHSWVMAAGDGGRLSSDEGDAETLEDSDRPTIHYSNHHPRPLGFCVFRSRLMGRGHYVFDRRWDRMRLALQSMVEKHLNAQMWRKVPLAAESLISLSPSSTSSITSQQTPSVTSVTAPSNSLACTATFPQSTSSPGVIGIQRDATQPLTTTSTQSKARNSTHKASCPSKDTEDSVVGSKKRKSSSYMPSLSSASSLFSSMDNHKRNGNSIHSTVQSSGGTAASSVRKKGLGRGGSEVWRSEDGDCLPRSDGLQSSRNLGSSTSILYSPSREPASTPHQPLAPPSGPLAYGGGAEVRKRRSPSSYRGKASKLSRPGGRESLFGKGNDIGGILASGPESPRQAKLHH